GGTACCTCGACATTGAGGAGTTGATCGATCCCGATCCCATCGGATTGCTAAACGGAAGCAATGAATGGCTCCGTGCTTCACAAAGAGGCAATCCCCTCTATTACAGAGGAGATAGTGGAACGTTCCGCTCGCCGTTGCTGCAGGCGGACTTGTAGTGTAGCGGTTCACCGGGAAGACTAAATGTCTTCCCGGTGATTTTACGTCGTAGAGTAGAATTCACCATCGTCACGAAAAGATCAAGATGCAGACATTGCAGAACAGACAAAGCGGGGCGCTCGACTGGGTTGTCCGCCAAGCGCAACGGTATGGCCTGCTCGCGCAGTGGCCGCAGGCTGCCGATGTCGAGCGGCTGGTGGGAATGCACCTGCCCGAGCGCCTGAAGCGCTTCGGTTCTTTGATGAAAGACCAGGCCGAGCTGACCGGCGAAGGCGACGGGCTGATTGCAGTGGTTGTCGTCGGCAAAGCGAGTCCCTGGCAGCACCGCAGCATCGAGTCGCCAGGCATGGGAGCAGTGCGCGAGTCGCTGGGGATCAGCGCCAATCTGCCGGCGGTGCTGGACGCACGCTATCTTCCCAAGCCACACGAATTGTTCGGTGCCTTGGCCGAGACTGTCTCGGGTGGCGAGAGGTTTGAGGTTGTGGATTTTTCCGTGCGCACGGCGGCCAGAGGAGCGTAGTTCCGTCCCGGACTGAGCAGACCTATGTGTGCACTTGCTCTTCTACGCTACTGGATCGCGCAGGTAGGCCAGCCGACGCAGATACTGCGGCGTCTTGACCTCTGGCCGATCCTATCTATCCGGGCAACTGAGGAAGATTCAGCCGCCGCCGGAGAGCCGCGATCTTGGCCTGAGTTTTCTCTTTGAAAGCCTCGTAGCGACCCAGGCGAGTCGCAAGCAGCCAAAGATCACTGAGCTTCACAGTTGAGCCAATTGTACCAGCGAGGGCCAACAGCAACAGGAAGCAGTTAACTACAGTGTCGGGGGTAAGCGGCTGGGTATTCGCTTGCTTTAGAATTACGACCTCAGCCGACAAGAAAGCAAAACAAAAAACAGCAATCAATACATCGCCCACCAACCGATACCAAAAATCCGGCCGGCCGTAGTAGTACTCAGCCTCTTTGAGTCCGGCCTCCATTACTTCTAGTTCCCGCCGCGCTTGAGCGTCTGTGTCCGAAGGTCTGCGCCAGAATGGAAGTACTCGTTCTTTAACCCATGCATTGAGACCAGTAACCAGAAAGTACATACCTACCCATCCGCCAATATTGTCCAACTGCAGAAAGCGCAAAAACCAAGACAAAAAACTGTCTTCCACGAGTACTTAAGCCTCCAAGCTCAAATCTACGTAAAATCTATCAATGTTGCTCTAAAAGGGCGAGGCTCTAACCTCAGAAACCCTGGGTAGTTCTGCCGCGGGCCGGGTGTTTGACCGGCCAAAGTGCTTCTGGGCTTAGTACTCCTCTTGTTGTTGCGAAAACTTCAGGCCAATTTAGACGTTTCGCAATGCACTTGCTTCGTCGAGTAATGGCTTGTCTTGGTGTAGGGGTGAGGGTGAGCAGCGTCGAGAAATTCTCAACTATTTTCTGCCATGTATATAGAGAATTAGTTTGAAGTGCGATGAGAGCCGGGCAAATCATCAGAGAACTTGCCTGGAGCCGCCGCAAGGCTTCGGCTGGGTATTTTGCTGGGGCGATGCTCCTGTATGCGGTTTGCTGGATGGCCTGGCAAGAGCTAGATCCGGCGTGTGCCCTTATGGTGAGCCTGCCGCTAGGACTGGGCGCCCTGTACCCGATGGCCATGGCGAACCGCCACTGGCAAGGTGCCGAGAATGCGGCACGTGGAGCGAGAGCCGAAGAATCGGTAGGCCGGATACTTGCTCACCTGCCGGAAGGATGGTGGGTGGAGTACGGTCTGGTGGTTGCAGGTTTTGGCGGGGATCTCGATGTCATTGCAGTGTCACCTTCAGGCAAGGCTTTCGTCGTCGATGTCAAGAGCCACCGGGGCGAGGTCAGCTTCGAGTCCGGACAGCTCCTGCGTCGCCGCGGCAGACACCGGGAAGCTTTCGAGAGAGACTTTCTGTCCGCGCTGCTGCGGCAGGCCCGTGCTCTTGAGATGGCCCAACACCTACACACGGTCGCTCCTGTGCTGTGTTTTACAGACGCCTCGCTGCGTTTGCCGAAGGCGAAGGTGCGGGGCGTGTGGGTAGTGCGATCGAGAGATCTGCTCGATTTTCTGCGCTCCCACGGTTGAGCTGCCTAACACCCGGCGGGCAGGAAGCGCTTTTAGAGAGAGCCGCAATGCTCCCTGCGCAGGCAGACGGGCAGGTCCACGGTTCGGCCCGCCGCGAGCTGCGCCACGAGCCTGCAGGCCGCCGCGGAGATATGCGGACCGGTGAGAAAGGTTCGCTCAAAGTCTCTGTCTCCGTTGATCACCACCAACCCGTGGCGGTCCGGTTGCCCGACGGTGACCAGGCAGCGGCAGGTGCCACCGGCAATCCCGAGCAAGACCCAGAACGATCCGGGCCGTTCGCACGGCTCGATGGCGAGCAGGTGCACCGCGAGCGGTTGCTCCCTGCCGGGTGTGTCGGCGCCGTCATGCTTGTCCACGTGTCCGGCCCCCTCAATCATCGGCTCGATCGTACAGGGCATTCAGGTCTTCAGGGTCGTCGTCGAAGTGCGCTTCCCTGTGGCAGCTCCACGCCCGGCGGTGGATATCGGTGATCGCTCCGAAGCAAATAGACTCAGCGAACTGGCAAGCGCGCTCGAAGTCCCATGTGCCTGGCAAAGGAACGCGCCGGTCCTGCACCAGAAAATTCATAACGCCCCGATCGGTGTCTGCCTGGGCGGTGAAGCCATCTCCCGCGAGGGCGAGGGTGACGGCGTGCTCACGCACAGAGGGTCCGCCGTAGCCTCCCGAGACGCCTGTAACCAGCGACTGGACGGCATTGCCGAAGGCTGCCTGGCGGTAAGTTCCCGCCTCCGGGTGATGCTCTTGTGCCCAGGCGAGGGCCTGAGCTAGTACCCGTGAGGATCTCTCAAGTCTTTGCTCGAAGTCTTCTTCTTCGCTTTGCATTTACTTCTACCTTATTTGATTTGATTAGCGAACGCCTTTGCGTCGCCACAAGCGTCGCGGTAGACAAGCTTGTGGCGTAGGGATCGAGTGGAGTAGCCCTGTAGCGCAAGTTGGGCAAGGGCGTGGGTGGTGCGGTTGCGGGGGGGCTTCTTGCGACAGTAGGCGTTATCAAGCCAAATTAATCGCTCGACCCGGGGATGGGCCACGAGTTGGCAGTAAACCGCGACCGCGTCCCAGTCGCCCAGGGCGATGACGACCGTGATGGAGTGGCGCTCCAGCAGTTGGAGATACCAGGAGCGATTATCCGCCCCCCATTGCCCGTCGGCTTCCCCGTAGCGATCGATCGGTATGGGGCGGCCCGCCAGTTCGAGTTCGCTAGGACAGCCATTGCTGTGGGCGAGGACCAGCACCTCAGCCCCCGGTACACCGAATGCTCCGCAGGCGCGCGCCACGGCCAGGGCAGGTTGCGAAAAGGAAGCGCAGGAGCCGGACACGTCGGCCAATACGAGGATCACCGGGCGACCGGCTTCCTCCCGCCGGGCGGGGGCGGGATTGCGGTGGGTAAGAAGCCGTGTGCAGAATGCGGGCCAATCCCGTCGCGGTCCGGCCTCCTGCGAAGATTCGCCCACCAGGGCCGCAAGGCGTTCGCGCACCCTGCGCACGAGGGTGGGATCGAGCCTCGCTTCATTGAGGGAGGCGGTGATCCCGCCGTGTGTGGTTTTGCCGCTGGCCGAAAGTTGCCCAGAGCCGGCAGCTTTGAAGGGGGCGCCCCACTTTTTGCGCTGTGTGGGGCGGTCAGCGCCAGGGGTTTCGGCAGTCGCCTCAGGGGCGTCCTTGCCGTCCTGGGGTTGCTCGTCCTCGTCGGTGGTGTCGTGGTCGCCCACGGCATCCGACGAGGGAGTTTGTCGAGCAATCCCTTCGGCAGACCTGGTCTGCGACTCCTGAGCGTCGCGGGGCTCAGGGGCCAAAAAAAAGCTCGGTGTATGCGCAGTGGCGGCAGCGAAGGAGCTATCCGCGCTCACTTCCGCTCCTGGTTGCGCAGGGCGCTGCTCGCAGTGAGCTTGGTCGGGGCTGGTTGCCGCCGCATCCCCGGACGTGGGATTGCTCCCCGTCTCCGGGCTATGGGCGTTGGCCTGGGACTCCCCCAAACTGGCGTGGCCCACGCCGGTACCAGTCGGAGAACCAGAAGGCAGGCCCTCGGACTGCGAGTCGTGATAAGTGGCTGAAGGACTGTTGAACGAACCCTCGGGCACTTCGCCCGACGAGCTATTGCCCCCATGCGCCTCGGACTCCTCCAAGGGCGAATCGGATTGGGGGGCAACTTTGTCGGTGCCCTTGGGCCGAGACTCACCGCCCGCCTGGGTTTCAGCCATCTCAGGTGCTGAGTGCGGAGCGGTAAGGAGGGGGTAGTCAGCCCCTTTCAGCGCAGCCAACCTGTCGAGGCAGGCTGCAATATCCCGTTCGTTGCTCGCTGTCCCGAGCCCTAGAGCCCGGTAGAGCAAACTTGCCAGGGGGTAGTAAATGTCTCCATCTACTCTTTTGGCACCGTTGCCCCGGGCGATCAGCCGCTGGGCCTGCTGCACAGTGAGCGGCAGGGTGATTAAGGGAACGCGGCGGCCTCGTCCACCACGGTGACGGTGACTGTTCACTTGGATGCCCGTCGGTATTCACCCCAGAGGATCGCCTCTGGGGTGTCGCCCATGGCAGCGGTTAAAGCCTGCCAGTCTTCTGGCTCTTTGCAGAGCCAGCCTTCGATTAGCCGCCGTACATCGGCTGCGTCGTGGGCGATCGCCAGGTCGCCCATCAGGTTACGGATTTCCTGAAGGGAGGGAGCCGTTGCTCCCCCTTTCCGGATAACCCCCGCCATCCGCACAGCACAGCGGATCGCTCCCATGGGTGCACCAGTTGCCTGGCGCACAATATCTGCCTCGGTGGCAGGCGGCAAGAAGGTCATTTTGACCCGCAAGCCTCGGCGGAGAGTGGCCTCCATCAGAGGTCTCACTCCATTGGTGGTGAGCACCACCGTGAGGTTTGAGCATTTCGCCTGCCATACCTCACCGGTAGGACCAAAAACCCTACCGTGCTGGAGGAAATCCAGCAGCAAGGCTTCAGCCCGCTGCGGGGCTTTGTCGATTTCGTCCAGGCAGATCACGACTGGCCCTGCCTGAGAAGCCACGGCAGCCCGGGCCAGTATTCCGAGCTGATATGCCTCTTCGGGGTGCTCCACGCCGGCTGCCACCCGGCCGACGTGAACGCCGACGAAAAGTTCTTCGTCGCTTAGCCAGTTGTGGCTGAGTAGGTAGAGGTACTGCGCCCCCCATCGTTCAGCCAAAAACTGGCTGAAAGCCGTTTTTCCCGTGCCCGGGGGACCCTCAAGAATGAGGGTTTTTTGTCCAACACGCGCTTCGAGCGCCCGCAGGGCCAAGCCCTCTTCAGCACGCAGATAATATTTCGTGGGGGCCAGAGAAGGCATGGCGGTGTTCCTTATAATTTGAAGTCTAAAAAAGGTTTGCTGCACTGCATTCGACACGGCCATGCGGTGCCAGATATTGAGTTGCCAGTCGCGCCCGCCCCTACAGGCGTGGGTGTTGCCCTGGGTGCTATTGGGCTTGGTCGTCACTATTATTGGGTGTGCTCATTCTGTTCGAGCCCTGCCTTGTGTACAATAGCTATAGTACAGAAAAAACAAATTCTGTGCAATAGCTATTGTACAGAATTAAGTGCAATGGGCACACAAATCGAAATGAAGGGGGTAGGCTTTGGCTTTGCCGCCGGAGGTATTGGAAGTGCTGGCCGCCCTGGCGCGTGGGGAATCGCCCGTGCTGGGGGCGGGCTGGGTCGCCAAGGGTGGCTATTGGGTGCACACGCCCACCTGGCACGTTGTAGTTCCTTCGTCGGGCGAGGTCCGTAAGGTTTCGCTCAGCGAGGACGTCCGCTTGGGACCGAAAGGCGAGCACACCTATCTCTACGTCGTGTTCAGCCTCGCGGGCAAAACCCGTAAGCTTTATCTGGGGCGCAAGTAGGTTGCTCCGCCACCGGTCGGGCTGGCCGACAATCCAATCACTACAGCGGTTTGGCTTTGCCCCTGGTGGCGTGTTCCCAGCGCGCCAGGATGAGCCGGCAGCGCTCGGGGTCGATTTCGGTGGCGTAGCAAGTTTTGCCCAGTTTTTCGCAGGCGATGAGCACCGTGCCTGAGCCTGCGAACGGGTCGGCGACGGTACGGGCGTGGCAGCAGGCGAGCAGATCCAAAGCCCATCCCAGAGGTTTGGCATGCTCGCCACCGCCAGCCGATTTGTAGGGGCCTATCACCGAGGGGAAGTAGTTTCCGGATCTGAACCTGCCCGTAGCGAGGGAGCGATCGAATAGGTGTTCGCCGCCGGTGGTGAGGAACGCATTGCCCCAGTGCAGTGAGTGTGGCCCGGCCCAGCCTTCAAGCGAATGGGGTGCGTTTCTGAGGCAAACGACCTCCCACCAAAATCGCACCCCACTCAGGCAGACCAGTTTTGCATACTGCGGACCGCACCCGGCGACGATCCAGGCGTTGGCCGCCCGCTTGCAGGCGGCGATCTGCTCGCGCGCAGGCATCTCGAAGGGTGGATCGGTGAGTACCAGGTCCACCCCTTCGGCCGGGTAGTGATTGGTCTTTAGGGCGTCGCCCACCAGCAGCCGATGGCGGCCAAGTTCCCAGATTTGCCCCGGCTCAACCCGGTGCCCAGCCTCTGAGAAATTCAGCATCTTCCTCTATCTCCGCCTCGGGGACTTTACGTGCACCGTTGGATCCGAACACGCGGCGCAGTTCCGCTGCCTGCCAGCCGGGGTGAAAATGGGCATCAAGAGCCAGGGCATCCTGTTCCAGGGCCACACAGAATCCAGGTTCTTCGTGGAAATACTTGTAGCAGAGCGGGTACAGCTTGAAAAAAGCCGACAGATTCAACCGGCTGCGCAGTTCCGACTGGCGGCCCTCCAGCACAAAGGCCACCATGGGTTTTGGTCTGAGCGCCCTCGACAGCTCTGCGGTGTAATCCCCGCCGTCGCAATTGGGATACCAGATCTCCAATCCCCGAAGCACAGTGAGTTTGCCCACCAGCGACTCGATCTGTTCGCTTTGCAGGTAGAGCCACCATTTCGCGCGCTTTTCGCGGTAAGCGATCAATTCCAGGTGCAACAGCGCCTGCTTCGCTGCAGAAGGCGCGTTTTTAGATGGTGGTGCGATGGGCCGCACCAGCATGTTGCTCAAAATCCCCGGCAGATCGTACATATCGATGCTGCCTTTAGAGGGAGTGTACAGCGCGCACTGCAACGAGCCGGTACTGCGAAAAGAAGTAGCCTCCTTCACAATCGGGCTTGAGCCTTTGGCTCCCAGTTCACGCCACTCAGTGCCCCAGGCCCGTACCTGGTTGTTGATCTCGGCAATTGGCTGCCGGTAAACAGCCTCGCAGCGATCCAGGTAGTCGGCGTGCTCCGCGTCGAGCGCTCCTGCCAATTCGGGGTGGCGTAGTTGCCGGCCAATGGCGAGGGCCTGCAGCGGCCCCCAGCGGTCGAAGTACCCGGCGAAATCGTTGGGTTGCCGGTGGCAGATGCGCAGCAACCGGGCAAATGCGGGCCGCTCGACGGATTGCCCCTCGCGCACGTACAGTCCGATGCGCTCGATCACATACTGAGGCAGGAGGACGACCGCTTCGTAGTGCTCGAAACCGGGATGGCGTCCGAGTCGGCCGAGGCGCTGGATGGCGGTGGCACCGTCGGGGCTGTCGAAGATCAAGAAGTTGATCTTAAAATCGATGCCGACATCGAGGGTGCTGGTGCCGATCACCAGATCCGCGTCCAGGCCGTCTTTGATCAGGCGGGTATTCTGGGCCACCGTGAGGCCGAGTGGGGCCAACGCCTTTTTGAGCAACGGGAACAGGCGATGGACGGCAATCAGGCTGGTGAGGATCACCGCCCCCTTGCTACCCGGGTGGGCGCGGAACCAGTCGGTGATCGAGTCGAGGTTCTCGCGCAGCCAGTCTTCTGCCCGCTCGCAGTTCACCAGGCGCAAAGTGCTCGGCTGCAGAATTTGTCGCCAGCCAAGTCCGGGAGTAGCT
This window of the Gloeobacter morelensis MG652769 genome carries:
- a CDS encoding nuclease-related domain-containing protein: MAWQELDPACALMVSLPLGLGALYPMAMANRHWQGAENAARGARAEESVGRILAHLPEGWWVEYGLVVAGFGGDLDVIAVSPSGKAFVVDVKSHRGEVSFESGQLLRRRGRHREAFERDFLSALLRQARALEMAQHLHTVAPVLCFTDASLRLPKAKVRGVWVVRSRDLLDFLRSHG
- a CDS encoding AAA family ATPase, producing the protein MTTKPNSTQGNTHACRGGRDWQLNIWHRMAVSNAVQQTFFRLQIIRNTAMPSLAPTKYYLRAEEGLALRALEARVGQKTLILEGPPGTGKTAFSQFLAERWGAQYLYLLSHNWLSDEELFVGVHVGRVAAGVEHPEEAYQLGILARAAVASQAGPVVICLDEIDKAPQRAEALLLDFLQHGRVFGPTGEVWQAKCSNLTVVLTTNGVRPLMEATLRRGLRVKMTFLPPATEADIVRQATGAPMGAIRCAVRMAGVIRKGGATAPSLQEIRNLMGDLAIAHDAADVRRLIEGWLCKEPEDWQALTAAMGDTPEAILWGEYRRASK
- a CDS encoding DNA methyltransferase, coding for MLNFSEAGHRVEPGQIWELGRHRLLVGDALKTNHYPAEGVDLVLTDPPFEMPAREQIAACKRAANAWIVAGCGPQYAKLVCLSGVRFWWEVVCLRNAPHSLEGWAGPHSLHWGNAFLTTGGEHLFDRSLATGRFRSGNYFPSVIGPYKSAGGGEHAKPLGWALDLLACCHARTVADPFAGSGTVLIACEKLGKTCYATEIDPERCRLILARWEHATRGKAKPL
- the cas3 gene encoding type I-D CRISPR-associated helicase Cas3', encoding MHIHLPPLHSRLSDPAATFGFSWHQEATWEALADPEVDVVINTAFTGDGKSLAAYRPYLATGGVVGLYPTNSLVADQQRQMQSYGPQVEVNRLTGPELERWARREKASRGEVLLDVAQGGFLLTNPDLFYYLHQGNYLVEYLRRRQIRGLGGYDPTLLWAQVDRAFERALVLDEFHVLGVPQQLGILNTLLLLQAACPAAGRKIILLSATPEPRFLGHLQRAGFRCRVIDPAAQGGYKSGATPGLGWRQILQPSTLRLVNCERAEDWLRENLDSITDWFRAHPGSKGAVILTSLIAVHRLFPLLKKALAPLGLTVAQNTRLIKDGLDADLVIGTSTLDVGIDFKINFLIFDSPDGATAIQRLGRLGRHPGFEHYEAVVLLPQYVIERIGLYVREGQSVERPAFARLLRICHRQPNDFAGYFDRWGPLQALAIGRQLRHPELAGALDAEHADYLDRCEAVYRQPIAEINNQVRAWGTEWRELGAKGSSPIVKEATSFRSTGSLQCALYTPSKGSIDMYDLPGILSNMLVRPIAPPSKNAPSAAKQALLHLELIAYREKRAKWWLYLQSEQIESLVGKLTVLRGLEIWYPNCDGGDYTAELSRALRPKPMVAFVLEGRQSELRSRLNLSAFFKLYPLCYKYFHEEPGFCVALEQDALALDAHFHPGWQAAELRRVFGSNGARKVPEAEIEEDAEFLRGWAPG